A window of Cellulomonas fimi contains these coding sequences:
- the lepA gene encoding translation elongation factor 4, with amino-acid sequence MSPIPSAAATSRIRPAATAPELLRNFCIIAHIDHGKSTLADRMLQLTGVVDARAMRAQYLDRMDIERERGITIKSQAVRMPWGVGDQAYALNMIDTPGHVDFTYEVSRSLAACEGAVLLVDAAQGIEAQTLANLYLALENDLQIIPVLNKIDLPAAQPEKYAEELAGLIGGDPADCLKVSGKTGEGVEALLDRIVELVPAPVGDADKPARAMIFDSVYDTYRGVVTYVRVVDGNLNPRERIAMMSTKATHELLEIGVISPEPVPTQGLGVGEVGYLITGVKDVRQSKVGDTVTNASKPAAEALGGYSDPKPMVFSGLYPIDGSDYPALRDALDKLKLNDAALNYEPETSVALGFGFRVGFLGLLHLEIVRERLEREFDLDLISTAPNVVYDVDLEDRTTVRVTNPSEFPGGKIGAVHEPIVKATILAPSEFIGAIMELCQGKRGDLQGMDYLSEDRVEMRYILPMAEIVFDFFDQLKSRTRGYASLDYEPIGEQTADLVKVDILLQGETVDAFSAIVHKDKAYAYGVMMATKLKDLIPRQQFEVPIQAAIGSRIIARETIRAIRKDVLAKCYGGDITRKRKLLEKQKEGKKRMKTIGRVDVPQEAFIAALSSDAGGGKDAKDAKKK; translated from the coding sequence TTGTCCCCGATCCCGAGCGCCGCCGCCACGTCGCGCATCCGCCCCGCGGCCACCGCGCCCGAGCTGCTGCGCAACTTCTGCATCATCGCGCACATCGACCACGGCAAGTCGACGCTGGCCGACCGGATGCTGCAGCTCACGGGCGTCGTCGACGCGCGCGCGATGCGGGCGCAGTACCTGGACCGCATGGACATCGAGCGCGAGCGCGGCATCACGATCAAGTCGCAGGCCGTGCGCATGCCGTGGGGCGTCGGCGACCAGGCGTACGCGCTCAACATGATCGACACGCCGGGGCACGTCGACTTCACGTACGAGGTGTCGCGGTCGCTGGCCGCGTGCGAGGGCGCGGTGCTGCTGGTCGACGCGGCGCAGGGCATCGAGGCGCAGACGCTCGCCAACCTGTACCTGGCGCTCGAGAACGACCTGCAGATCATCCCGGTGCTCAACAAGATCGACCTGCCGGCGGCGCAGCCGGAGAAGTACGCGGAGGAGCTCGCGGGCCTCATCGGCGGCGACCCCGCGGACTGCCTCAAGGTGTCGGGCAAGACGGGCGAGGGCGTCGAGGCGCTGCTCGACCGCATCGTCGAGCTCGTGCCCGCACCCGTGGGCGACGCCGACAAGCCGGCGCGCGCGATGATCTTCGACTCCGTGTACGACACGTACCGCGGCGTCGTCACGTACGTCCGCGTCGTCGACGGCAACCTCAACCCGCGCGAACGCATCGCGATGATGTCGACCAAGGCGACGCACGAGCTCCTGGAGATCGGCGTCATCTCGCCCGAGCCCGTCCCGACGCAGGGCCTGGGCGTCGGCGAGGTCGGCTACCTCATCACGGGCGTGAAGGACGTGCGCCAGTCGAAGGTCGGCGACACCGTCACGAACGCGAGCAAGCCGGCCGCCGAGGCGCTGGGCGGCTACTCCGACCCCAAGCCGATGGTGTTCTCGGGGCTCTACCCGATCGACGGGTCGGACTACCCGGCGCTGCGCGACGCGCTCGACAAGCTCAAGCTCAACGACGCCGCGCTCAACTACGAGCCGGAGACGTCGGTCGCGCTGGGCTTCGGGTTCCGCGTCGGCTTCCTCGGCCTGCTCCACCTGGAGATCGTGCGCGAGCGGCTCGAGCGCGAGTTCGACCTCGACCTCATCTCGACCGCGCCGAACGTCGTCTACGACGTCGACCTGGAGGACCGCACGACGGTCCGCGTGACCAACCCGAGCGAGTTCCCGGGCGGCAAGATCGGCGCGGTGCACGAGCCGATCGTCAAGGCGACGATCCTCGCGCCCAGCGAGTTCATCGGCGCGATCATGGAGCTCTGCCAGGGCAAGCGCGGCGACCTGCAGGGCATGGACTACCTGTCCGAGGACCGCGTCGAGATGCGCTACATCCTCCCCATGGCCGAGATCGTCTTCGACTTCTTCGACCAGCTGAAGTCGCGCACGCGCGGCTACGCGAGTCTCGACTACGAGCCCATCGGCGAGCAGACGGCCGACCTCGTCAAGGTCGACATCCTGCTGCAGGGCGAGACGGTCGACGCGTTCAGCGCGATCGTGCACAAGGACAAGGCCTACGCGTACGGCGTCATGATGGCGACCAAGCTCAAGGACCTCATCCCGCGCCAGCAGTTCGAGGTGCCGATCCAGGCCGCCATCGGCTCGCGGATCATCGCGCGCGAGACGATCCGCGCGATCCGCAAGGACGTCCTCGCGAAGTGCTACGGCGGCGACATCACCCGGAAGCGCAAGCTGCTCGAGAAGCAGAAGGAGGGCAAGAAGCGCATGAAGACCATCGGCCGGGTCGACGTGCCGCAGGAGGCCTTCATCGCCGCGCTGTCGTCCGACGCCGGCGGCGGCAAGGACGCGAAGGACGCGAAGAAGAAGTGA
- a CDS encoding isocitrate lyase/PEP mutase family protein, which yields MTDAARRRRRFAELHAGPATFLLPNPWDVGSARLLVHEGFEALATTSSGLAWSLGTEDQHVTRDQLLAHVRTLVAAVDVPVHVDAERGYADDLDGVGETVALLHDAGAAGCSIEDYDPVTGAVEPLDAAVARVAAAAEAAHRDGDPLLLTARCENHLYGVDDLDDTVTRLRAYAAAGADCVYAPGLTTVEQIATVVRAVDVPVNVLAWPDGPTVAEIAATGARRVSTGGALASAAYGALVSAARELRTDGTTTFRRRGLTPADREAFR from the coding sequence GTGACCGACGCCGCCCGTCGTCGCCGCCGGTTCGCCGAGCTGCACGCCGGCCCGGCGACGTTCCTGCTGCCGAACCCGTGGGACGTCGGTTCCGCGCGGCTGCTCGTGCACGAGGGCTTCGAGGCGCTCGCGACGACGAGCAGCGGACTCGCGTGGTCGCTCGGCACCGAGGACCAGCACGTCACGCGCGACCAGCTGCTCGCGCACGTCCGCACGCTGGTCGCGGCCGTGGACGTGCCCGTGCACGTCGACGCCGAGCGGGGCTACGCGGACGATCTCGACGGTGTCGGCGAGACCGTCGCGCTGCTCCACGACGCGGGCGCCGCGGGCTGCTCGATCGAGGACTACGACCCGGTGACCGGTGCGGTCGAGCCGCTCGACGCGGCCGTCGCGCGCGTCGCCGCCGCCGCGGAGGCGGCGCACCGGGACGGGGACCCGCTGCTCCTGACGGCGCGCTGCGAGAACCACCTCTACGGGGTCGACGACCTCGACGACACCGTGACGCGGCTGCGCGCCTACGCCGCGGCGGGGGCCGACTGCGTCTACGCGCCCGGCCTCACGACCGTCGAGCAGATCGCGACCGTCGTGCGCGCGGTCGACGTGCCCGTCAACGTGCTCGCATGGCCCGACGGCCCCACGGTCGCCGAGATCGCCGCCACCGGCGCCCGGCGGGTGTCGACCGGAGGTGCCCTCGCGTCCGCCGCGTACGGCGCGCTCGTGTCCGCCGCGCGCGAGCTGCGCACCGACGGCACGACGACGTTCCGGCGGCGCGGGCTGACGCCCGCCGACCGTGAGGCGTTCCGCTGA
- the hemW gene encoding radical SAM family heme chaperone HemW, producing the protein MAPALPDGDAAPDDGALPASVVAGAEGRAFGVYLHVPFCTVRCGYCDFNTYTATELGGGASQSSYAATALAEIALAGRVLDAAGLPPRPVSTVFVGGGTPTVLPVDDLARLLGDVRDTWGLAPDVEVTTEANPDSVTPESLAGLAAAGFTRVSFGMQSAVPHVLATLDRTHDPRRIPDVVRWARDAGLAVSLDLIYGTPGESLDDWRTSVETALATGVDHVSAYALVVEEGTRMAVQVRRGDLPPTDPDDQAAKYELADDLLAAAGLGWYEVSNWARTPADACRHNLAYWRGDDWWGIGPGAHSHVGGVRWWNVKHPRAYADRLARGLSPAAGRETVDGESAALERLMLGVRMAEGLPIAELPTDARREVAGLVADGLVDGRAALARPAPGDPSPGGRLVLTRRGRLLADAVVRTLAA; encoded by the coding sequence ATGGCCCCCGCGCTGCCCGACGGCGACGCCGCCCCCGACGACGGCGCGCTGCCCGCCTCCGTCGTCGCCGGGGCCGAGGGGCGCGCGTTCGGCGTGTACCTGCACGTGCCGTTCTGCACCGTGCGCTGCGGGTACTGCGACTTCAACACCTACACCGCGACCGAGCTCGGCGGCGGCGCGAGCCAGTCGTCGTACGCGGCGACGGCCCTCGCGGAGATCGCCCTCGCGGGGCGCGTGCTCGACGCGGCCGGCCTGCCCCCACGGCCCGTCTCGACGGTCTTCGTCGGCGGCGGCACGCCGACCGTCCTCCCGGTCGACGACCTCGCCCGCCTGCTGGGCGACGTCCGCGACACGTGGGGCCTTGCCCCGGATGTCGAGGTGACGACCGAGGCCAACCCCGACTCCGTGACACCCGAGTCGCTGGCCGGGCTCGCGGCGGCCGGATTCACGCGCGTGTCGTTCGGCATGCAGTCCGCGGTGCCGCACGTCCTCGCGACGCTCGACCGCACGCACGACCCGCGTCGCATCCCCGACGTCGTGCGGTGGGCGCGCGACGCCGGGCTCGCGGTGTCCCTGGACCTCATCTACGGCACGCCGGGGGAGTCGCTCGACGACTGGCGCACGAGCGTCGAGACCGCGCTCGCGACCGGGGTCGATCACGTCTCGGCGTACGCCCTCGTCGTCGAGGAGGGCACGCGCATGGCCGTGCAGGTCCGCCGCGGCGACCTCCCGCCGACCGACCCGGACGACCAGGCGGCGAAGTACGAGCTCGCCGACGACCTGCTCGCCGCCGCGGGACTGGGCTGGTACGAGGTCAGCAACTGGGCACGCACGCCCGCCGACGCGTGTCGCCACAACCTCGCGTACTGGCGCGGCGACGACTGGTGGGGGATCGGCCCCGGCGCGCACAGCCACGTCGGCGGCGTGCGCTGGTGGAACGTCAAGCACCCCCGCGCCTACGCCGACCGTCTGGCCCGAGGGCTGAGCCCCGCCGCAGGACGCGAGACCGTCGACGGTGAGTCGGCGGCGCTCGAGCGCCTCATGCTCGGCGTCCGCATGGCCGAGGGCCTGCCCATCGCGGAGCTCCCGACCGACGCACGCCGCGAGGTCGCCGGGCTGGTCGCCGACGGGCTCGTCGACGGCCGCGCCGCCCTCGCACGCCCCGCGCCGGGCGACCCGTCACCCGGCGGCCGCCTCGTGCTCACGCGGCGCGGCCGGCTGCTCGCCGACGCCGTGGTCCGCACCCTCGCAGCCTGA
- a CDS encoding DUF4870 domain-containing protein: protein MTTPQPDPFAKQPDPNATPGQPAGDPAGQPYAQQPYGAQYGAQQPYAGAPGGYAQPAAPLRPDDEKTWAIVGHVLPIVGVGFLAPLVIWLVFRGRGPFLEHHAKESLNFQLTLLIAYVVGGILSIIGIGLLIVLAVWVVQVVFGILAAVATSRWEWYRYPLNIRMVS from the coding sequence ATGACCACCCCGCAGCCCGACCCGTTCGCCAAGCAGCCCGACCCGAACGCCACCCCCGGCCAGCCCGCGGGTGACCCCGCCGGCCAGCCGTACGCTCAGCAGCCCTACGGCGCGCAGTACGGCGCCCAGCAGCCCTACGCCGGCGCACCCGGCGGCTACGCGCAGCCCGCCGCGCCGCTGCGCCCCGACGACGAGAAGACGTGGGCGATCGTGGGGCACGTCCTGCCGATCGTGGGCGTCGGCTTCCTCGCGCCGCTCGTCATCTGGCTCGTGTTCCGCGGCCGCGGCCCGTTCCTCGAGCACCACGCCAAGGAGTCGCTGAACTTCCAGCTCACGCTGCTCATCGCCTACGTCGTCGGCGGCATCCTCAGCATCATCGGGATCGGCCTGCTGATCGTGCTCGCCGTCTGGGTCGTGCAGGTCGTCTTCGGCATCCTCGCCGCCGTGGCCACCAGCCGGTGGGAGTGGTACCGCTACCCGCTGAACATCCGCATGGTCAGCTGA
- a CDS encoding DUF4870 domain-containing protein: MSYEQQPVHHPSGADQARTWATLAHLGGILAYFFIGWVPALVIWLVHRERGGQAAEQARVALNFQLTLLVGLVVAKIVENLPAIGVIGWIAIIGIGIISLVLSILAAVAVNKGGSYRYPFSLELVR, translated from the coding sequence ATGTCGTACGAGCAGCAGCCGGTCCACCACCCGTCCGGCGCGGACCAGGCCCGCACGTGGGCCACCCTCGCGCACCTGGGCGGGATCCTGGCCTACTTCTTCATCGGGTGGGTGCCGGCGCTCGTCATCTGGCTCGTGCACCGCGAGCGCGGCGGCCAGGCGGCCGAGCAGGCCCGCGTCGCCCTCAACTTCCAGCTCACGCTGCTGGTGGGTCTCGTCGTCGCCAAGATCGTCGAGAACCTGCCCGCCATCGGAGTGATCGGCTGGATCGCGATCATCGGCATCGGCATCATCAGCCTCGTCCTGTCGATCCTCGCAGCCGTAGCCGTCAACAAGGGCGGCTCGTACCGTTACCCCTTCTCGCTGGAGCTCGTGCGATGA
- a CDS encoding DUF3097 domain-containing protein — MTQDRYGSDVLGGSGSAHHRPARTSRPQAADAGLVVEEVTTGWVGAVVRVEKSGGMHVVVLEDRRGRTRTFPLGPGFWVDGEPVELTAPVRATAPAAPTRTASGSRAVQGAQARVARGSRIWVEGKHDAELVEKVWGDDLRLEGVVVELLDGVDHLPDAVRTFAPGPGRRLGVLVDHLVPGSKESRIAAEVTRSAPAGTVLVLGHPYVDVWQAVRPQRLGLDRWPTIERGTEWKHGILRELGWPAADQADVAHAWKRILGSVRTYADLEPSLLGRVEELIDFVTA, encoded by the coding sequence GTGACTCAGGACCGCTACGGCTCGGACGTGCTCGGGGGCTCCGGCTCCGCCCACCACCGCCCGGCCCGCACGTCACGGCCCCAGGCCGCCGATGCGGGGCTCGTCGTCGAGGAGGTGACGACCGGGTGGGTCGGCGCCGTCGTCCGCGTCGAGAAGTCGGGCGGCATGCACGTCGTCGTGCTGGAGGACCGGCGCGGCCGCACGCGGACGTTCCCGCTCGGACCGGGGTTCTGGGTCGACGGCGAGCCGGTCGAACTCACCGCCCCCGTGCGCGCCACGGCGCCCGCGGCCCCGACGCGCACCGCGTCCGGCTCGCGCGCGGTCCAGGGTGCGCAGGCGCGCGTCGCGCGCGGCAGCCGCATCTGGGTCGAGGGCAAGCACGACGCCGAACTCGTCGAGAAGGTGTGGGGCGACGACCTGCGGCTCGAGGGCGTCGTCGTCGAGCTGCTCGACGGCGTCGACCACCTGCCCGACGCGGTGCGCACGTTCGCGCCCGGGCCGGGCCGGCGGCTGGGCGTGCTCGTCGACCACCTCGTGCCCGGCTCCAAGGAGAGCCGGATCGCCGCCGAGGTCACCCGCTCCGCCCCCGCCGGGACGGTGCTCGTGCTCGGTCACCCCTACGTCGACGTGTGGCAGGCGGTCCGCCCGCAGCGGCTCGGTCTCGACCGCTGGCCGACGATCGAGCGCGGCACCGAGTGGAAGCACGGCATCCTGCGCGAGCTCGGCTGGCCCGCCGCCGACCAGGCCGACGTCGCGCACGCCTGGAAGCGGATCCTCGGCAGCGTCCGCACCTACGCCGACCTGGAGCCGAGTCTCCTCGGCCGCGTCGAGGAGCTCATCGACTTCGTCACGGCCTGA
- the hrcA gene encoding heat-inducible transcriptional repressor HrcA, with the protein MSEDRRLDVLRAIVEDYVATREPVGSRALVERHALGVSPATIRNDMAALEDAGYIAQPHTSAGRVPTDKGYRLFVDRLTTVKPMSAAERRAIGEFLDHAVDLDDVVDRAVRLIAQLTGQVAVVQYPSLRRSALRHVELVTVGARHLLVVLITDTGRVEQRTLEQDRDVDESVVAQLRARLNVAATGRRLSELPDAFRELHDAFAPEDAPLVRQVVAVVEETLAQESEERVVLAGTANLARGGGVDFAHSIGPVLEALEEQVVLLRLLSEMAEDQAAVSVRIGRETQHEGLLETSFVTTGYGDESGAVVARVGSLGPLRMDYPGTMTAVRAVARYLTRILAG; encoded by the coding sequence GTGAGCGAGGACCGTCGGCTGGACGTGCTGCGCGCGATCGTCGAGGACTACGTCGCGACGCGTGAGCCCGTCGGGTCGCGTGCGCTCGTCGAGCGGCACGCGCTCGGGGTGTCGCCCGCGACGATCCGGAACGACATGGCGGCTCTCGAGGACGCCGGGTACATCGCGCAGCCCCACACGTCGGCGGGCCGCGTCCCGACGGACAAGGGCTACCGGCTGTTCGTCGACCGGCTCACGACGGTCAAGCCGATGTCGGCGGCCGAGCGCCGCGCGATCGGCGAGTTCCTCGACCACGCCGTCGACCTCGACGACGTGGTCGACCGTGCCGTGCGGCTCATCGCGCAGCTCACCGGGCAGGTCGCGGTCGTGCAGTACCCGTCGCTGCGCCGCTCGGCTCTGCGGCACGTCGAGCTCGTGACGGTGGGAGCACGCCACCTGCTCGTCGTGCTCATCACGGACACGGGACGCGTCGAGCAGCGCACCCTGGAGCAGGACCGTGACGTCGACGAGTCCGTCGTCGCGCAGCTGCGAGCGCGCCTCAACGTCGCCGCGACCGGCCGGCGGCTGTCGGAGCTGCCGGACGCGTTCCGCGAGCTGCACGACGCGTTCGCGCCCGAGGACGCGCCGCTGGTCCGACAGGTCGTCGCCGTCGTCGAGGAGACGCTCGCGCAGGAGAGCGAGGAGCGGGTCGTGCTGGCCGGCACGGCGAACCTCGCCCGTGGCGGCGGCGTCGACTTCGCGCACTCGATCGGCCCGGTCCTGGAGGCGCTCGAGGAGCAGGTCGTCCTGCTCCGCCTGCTGTCCGAGATGGCCGAGGACCAGGCCGCCGTCAGCGTGCGGATCGGCCGCGAGACGCAGCACGAGGGCCTGCTGGAGACGAGCTTCGTCACGACTGGCTACGGCGACGAGAGCGGCGCGGTCGTCGCGCGCGTCGGCTCGCTCGGCCCGCTGCGCATGGACTACCCCGGGACGATGACCGCCGTGCGCGCCGTCGCCCGCTACCTGACCCGCATCCTCGCCGGATGA
- the dnaJ gene encoding molecular chaperone DnaJ, with the protein MTDYYEILGVPRDASPEQIKKAYRKLAREHHPDVAGSDSASEERFKDVSRAYDVLSNPEKRRAYDLGADPASPGGGMGGGFGFQDIFETFFGAAAGAGAQRGPIPRARRGQDALVRLDLDLTEVTFGAHKEVPVDTAVLCPTCGGSCCRPGTSPRTCEVCHGRGSVQRVARSFLGQVMTTQPCAACHGFGTVIPEPCPECSGEGRVRSRRTLGVDVPAGVDTGTRIKLTGQGEVGPGGGPAGDVYLEVHERKHDTFVRRGDDLHATLQVPMTAAALGTTLQLDTLDGEREVDLRPGTQPAQVVTLKGLGVGHLHTGGRGDLHVHVEVQVPTALDDEQVELLRRLSVLRGEERPESRLASASSGVFAKLRDKLSGR; encoded by the coding sequence GTGACCGACTACTACGAGATCCTCGGCGTCCCGCGAGACGCGTCCCCGGAGCAGATCAAGAAGGCGTACCGCAAGCTCGCGCGCGAGCACCACCCCGACGTCGCCGGCAGCGACTCGGCGTCCGAGGAGCGGTTCAAGGACGTCTCGCGCGCGTACGACGTGCTCTCCAACCCCGAGAAGCGCCGCGCGTACGACCTGGGTGCGGACCCGGCGTCGCCGGGCGGCGGCATGGGCGGGGGCTTCGGCTTCCAGGACATCTTCGAGACGTTCTTCGGCGCGGCCGCGGGTGCGGGCGCGCAGCGTGGGCCGATCCCGCGCGCGCGTCGCGGCCAGGACGCGCTCGTGCGGCTGGACCTCGACCTCACCGAGGTGACGTTCGGCGCCCACAAGGAGGTGCCGGTCGACACGGCCGTGCTGTGCCCGACGTGCGGCGGCTCGTGCTGCCGTCCGGGCACGTCACCCCGCACGTGCGAGGTGTGCCACGGCCGCGGGTCGGTGCAGCGGGTCGCGCGCTCGTTCCTCGGTCAGGTCATGACGACGCAGCCGTGCGCCGCGTGCCACGGCTTCGGCACGGTCATCCCGGAGCCGTGCCCCGAGTGCTCGGGCGAGGGCCGGGTGCGCTCGCGCCGCACGCTCGGCGTGGACGTGCCCGCGGGCGTCGACACCGGCACGCGCATCAAGCTCACGGGCCAGGGCGAGGTCGGCCCGGGCGGCGGCCCTGCCGGCGACGTCTACCTCGAGGTGCACGAGCGCAAGCACGACACGTTCGTGCGCCGCGGCGACGACCTGCACGCGACGCTCCAGGTCCCGATGACCGCGGCCGCGCTCGGGACGACGCTGCAGCTCGACACCCTGGACGGCGAGCGCGAGGTCGACCTGCGCCCGGGCACGCAGCCCGCCCAGGTCGTGACGCTCAAGGGCCTCGGAGTCGGCCACCTGCACACCGGCGGCCGCGGCGACCTGCACGTGCACGTCGAGGTGCAGGTCCCCACGGCGCTCGACGACGAGCAGGTCGAGCTGCTCCGCCGCCTCTCGGTCCTGCGCGGCGAGGAGCGCCCGGAGTCGCGGCTCGCGAGCGCGAGCAGCGGCGTCTTCGCGAAGCTGCGCGACAAGCTCTCGGGCCGCTGA
- a CDS encoding 16S rRNA (uracil(1498)-N(3))-methyltransferase, translating into MSAPVFLAEPGTLAGVAAGGTYLLDGSEGRHAGVVQRRGPGERVDVVDGAGVRLVGVVESVGGEGVHLRVEDVVVEPAPGVALVLVQALAKGDRDEMAIEAATEVGADGVLPWQADRSIVVWRGERAAKSRARWLGTVRAAAKQARRARVPDVGTAVDSRALAQRVRAAVDAGGAALVLHEEATLPIADVPLPDAATAARECLVVVGPEGGIGDDELARLVDAGAVAVRLGPHVLRTSTAGPVALAILAQRLGRWF; encoded by the coding sequence GTGAGCGCACCCGTCTTCCTCGCGGAGCCGGGGACGCTCGCCGGTGTGGCCGCGGGGGGCACGTACCTGCTCGACGGGTCCGAGGGCCGCCACGCCGGTGTCGTGCAGCGGCGCGGGCCGGGGGAGCGGGTCGACGTGGTCGACGGCGCCGGGGTCCGCCTGGTCGGGGTCGTCGAGTCCGTCGGTGGCGAGGGCGTGCACCTGCGCGTCGAGGACGTGGTCGTCGAGCCCGCGCCCGGCGTCGCGCTCGTGCTGGTGCAGGCGCTCGCGAAGGGCGACCGCGACGAGATGGCGATCGAGGCCGCGACCGAGGTCGGCGCCGACGGCGTCCTGCCCTGGCAGGCGGACCGGTCGATCGTCGTGTGGCGCGGTGAGCGGGCCGCGAAGAGCCGCGCACGGTGGCTCGGCACGGTCCGGGCGGCCGCGAAGCAGGCGCGTCGTGCCCGCGTGCCCGACGTCGGCACGGCCGTCGACTCCCGTGCGCTCGCGCAGCGCGTGCGTGCGGCCGTCGACGCCGGGGGAGCCGCGCTCGTGCTGCACGAGGAGGCCACGCTCCCGATCGCGGACGTCCCGCTCCCGGACGCCGCGACGGCCGCGCGCGAGTGCCTGGTCGTCGTCGGTCCCGAGGGCGGCATCGGCGACGACGAGCTCGCCCGCCTCGTCGACGCGGGCGCGGTCGCCGTCCGCCTCGGCCCGCACGTGCTGCGCACGTCGACCGCGGGCCCGGTCGCCCTCGCGATCCTCGCGCAGCGCCTCGGCCGCTGGTTCTAG